One region of Micromonospora ureilytica genomic DNA includes:
- a CDS encoding glycoside hydrolase family 43 protein, producing MSRVLARLGAVAVAACLLFTTWSAATPKEAAALDPTVGYLMAHFTGESSTDQQIYLAHSTDGLRWTDLNNGGLVLRSTVGTRGVRDPALVRSPGGDRYWIIATDLCIGCGQDWSTAINNGSRNLVVWESTDLVNWSAPWLLNVAGAIPDGRNAWAPEAIWNPDTNDYVLYWATNVPLNGATKHRIYSARTANFRSITTPQVYINRPGNQEIIDTQIVEVPAGVGAYRYVRASRDGQIAIEGSNSILGTWTSLGNLSGIGLTGAQVEGPMWMKYNNRNEWVLYLDQYASGRGYLPVLTTNPSSASSYRLPASGSYAMGGTKKRHGTILNLTAAEQDRVLARWPVTAVNRIQSYNFQDRYVRHYDYDVRIDPNVSPAQDGQWRVVPGLVGSGTVSIQSVNYPGYYLRHYGFDFRLEANDGTATFAADSTFRQVAGLANSSWTSFQSYSHPDRYIRHYGYLLRLDPIPDTQSRADATFRVTS from the coding sequence GTTCACCACCTGGTCGGCGGCGACACCGAAGGAGGCGGCCGCGCTCGACCCGACCGTCGGCTACCTGATGGCGCACTTCACCGGCGAGTCGTCGACCGACCAACAGATCTACCTCGCCCACAGCACCGACGGCCTCCGCTGGACCGACCTCAACAACGGTGGGCTCGTCCTGCGTTCCACAGTCGGCACCCGCGGCGTCCGCGACCCCGCCCTGGTCCGCTCGCCCGGCGGCGACAGGTACTGGATCATCGCCACGGACCTGTGCATCGGCTGCGGCCAGGACTGGTCGACCGCCATCAACAACGGCAGCCGCAACCTCGTCGTGTGGGAGTCCACCGACCTGGTCAACTGGTCCGCGCCGTGGCTGCTGAACGTGGCCGGCGCGATCCCGGACGGACGCAACGCCTGGGCGCCGGAGGCGATCTGGAACCCGGATACCAACGACTACGTCCTCTACTGGGCGACGAACGTCCCGCTCAACGGGGCGACCAAGCACCGCATCTACTCCGCGCGCACGGCGAACTTCCGCAGCATCACCACGCCGCAGGTCTACATCAACCGACCCGGTAACCAGGAGATCATCGACACCCAGATCGTCGAGGTGCCGGCCGGCGTCGGTGCTTACCGCTACGTTCGGGCCTCCCGGGACGGGCAGATCGCCATCGAGGGCAGCAACTCCATCCTCGGCACCTGGACGAGCCTCGGAAACCTGTCCGGCATCGGGCTTACCGGTGCCCAGGTCGAGGGCCCGATGTGGATGAAGTACAACAACCGTAACGAGTGGGTGCTCTACCTCGACCAGTACGCCAGCGGGCGCGGCTACCTGCCGGTGCTGACCACCAACCCGTCGAGCGCGAGCAGTTACCGGCTGCCGGCGTCCGGCTCGTACGCCATGGGTGGCACCAAGAAGCGGCACGGAACGATCCTCAACCTGACCGCCGCCGAACAGGACCGCGTGCTCGCCCGCTGGCCCGTCACCGCGGTCAACCGGATCCAGTCGTACAACTTCCAGGACCGGTACGTGCGGCACTACGACTACGACGTCCGCATCGACCCGAACGTCAGCCCGGCCCAGGACGGCCAGTGGCGCGTGGTCCCCGGCCTGGTCGGCTCCGGCACGGTCTCCATCCAGTCGGTCAACTACCCGGGCTACTACCTGCGCCACTACGGATTCGACTTCCGGCTGGAAGCCAACGACGGGACCGCCACGTTCGCCGCCGACTCCACCTTCCGGCAGGTCGCCGGCCTCGCCAACTCCTCGTGGACGTCATTTCAGTCCTACAGCCACCCGGACCGCTACATCCGGCACTACGGCTACCTGCTCCGGCTCGACCCGATCCCCGATACGCAGAGCCGTGCCGACGCCACATTCCGCGTGACCAGCTGA
- a CDS encoding RICIN domain-containing protein yields MERISRSMRRTVIALVAAITAMVGVVVVVSSPATAATNQFRGMNWAMLGDNFKTSPLIVQGLSSSDSNATVRAKANALYDDMASTMGVNTIRLPINTHTVGTAWWEAYRGAIDAATARGFKVILAYWEDGAASGGRITNLAAWNTMWSTVTNTYGSNANVYFEPMNEPHGYSSTEWRNVAANWLSYHTSAVPGRVLIGGTGFSQDLRDICNDSRFNSTLLSFHYYAFFYGAMTYDAFRSHIQTRLGNCASRAVATEFGGPMNDGRNYADAGSTDNFVRYIRAMAQVMRDNQMGGTYWPALGGKTGTIGYDWYSMFALTGSGTDLNLTVRNTSGADRIRYAWGDTIGGGDPTTPPPTGTFYRITVRHSGKAMDVQSPNTDNGARVGQYTYGGNAWQQWQFQDAGSGYWRIVSRNSGKCLDVVSASTADGAELVQYTCGSGTNQQFQMVTNGSYFQLRARHSNKCVDVPAASTADGVVLKQYSCNTGANQQWSRTAV; encoded by the coding sequence ATGGAACGAATCAGCCGGTCGATGCGCCGGACAGTGATTGCCCTGGTGGCCGCGATAACGGCGATGGTTGGCGTCGTCGTCGTCGTTTCGTCGCCGGCCACTGCCGCCACCAACCAGTTCCGAGGCATGAACTGGGCCATGTTGGGTGACAACTTCAAGACCAGCCCCCTTATCGTGCAGGGCCTGAGCTCGTCCGACAGCAACGCGACGGTGCGGGCGAAGGCCAACGCCCTCTACGACGACATGGCGTCCACCATGGGTGTCAACACGATCCGGCTGCCCATCAACACCCACACGGTGGGGACGGCCTGGTGGGAGGCGTACCGAGGCGCCATCGACGCTGCCACCGCCCGTGGCTTCAAGGTCATCCTCGCCTACTGGGAGGACGGCGCCGCCTCCGGCGGCAGAATCACGAATCTCGCCGCGTGGAACACGATGTGGTCCACCGTGACCAACACGTACGGCTCGAACGCCAACGTCTACTTCGAGCCGATGAACGAGCCGCACGGTTACAGCTCGACGGAGTGGCGCAACGTCGCCGCGAACTGGCTCAGCTACCACACCTCGGCGGTGCCCGGCCGGGTGCTGATCGGCGGCACCGGCTTCAGCCAGGACCTGCGCGACATCTGCAACGACAGCCGCTTCAACTCGACGCTGCTGTCCTTCCACTACTACGCGTTCTTCTACGGCGCGATGACCTACGACGCCTTCCGCAGCCACATCCAGACTCGCCTCGGCAACTGCGCCTCCCGCGCGGTCGCGACCGAGTTCGGCGGGCCCATGAACGACGGTCGTAACTACGCCGACGCGGGCAGCACCGACAACTTCGTGCGCTACATCCGGGCCATGGCCCAGGTCATGCGGGACAACCAGATGGGCGGCACCTACTGGCCCGCCCTCGGCGGCAAGACCGGCACCATCGGCTACGACTGGTACTCGATGTTCGCCCTCACCGGCAGCGGCACCGACCTCAACCTGACCGTCCGCAACACCTCCGGCGCCGACCGGATCCGGTACGCGTGGGGCGACACCATCGGCGGCGGCGACCCGACGACGCCGCCGCCGACGGGGACGTTCTACCGGATCACCGTGCGGCATAGTGGCAAGGCCATGGACGTCCAGTCGCCGAACACCGACAACGGCGCGCGTGTCGGCCAGTACACGTACGGCGGCAATGCCTGGCAGCAGTGGCAGTTCCAGGACGCCGGCAGCGGCTACTGGCGCATCGTCAGCCGAAACAGCGGAAAGTGCCTCGACGTGGTGAGCGCGTCGACCGCCGACGGCGCCGAGCTCGTCCAGTACACCTGCGGCAGCGGCACCAACCAGCAGTTCCAGATGGTCACCAACGGCAGCTACTTCCAGCTCCGGGCGCGACACAGCAACAAGTGCGTGGACGTACCGGCCGCGTCGACAGCGGACGGGGTGGTCCTCAAGCAGTATTCGTGCAACACCGGCGCCAACCAGCAGTGGTCCCGCACGGCCGTCTGA
- a CDS encoding ThuA domain-containing protein: MAQRRALVVRGGWEGHQPVKATELFLPFLERNGYAVRVEESTEIYADAAEMAETDLVVQCMTMSQITADQVAGLSAAVIAGTGFTGWHGGIVDSFRASSEYLHLVGGQFATHPGREPCERHGGPEDNFLPHTVRITDLGREHPITAGIEDFDLVTEQYWVLHDDLIDVLAVTTHPTQTWHPWHRPVTSPAIWTRLWGAGRIVVTTPGHSLDVLEHAGVRTVIERGMVWATRTASAS, translated from the coding sequence GTGGCGCAGCGCAGAGCATTGGTGGTCCGGGGCGGTTGGGAGGGACACCAGCCGGTCAAGGCGACGGAGTTGTTCCTCCCCTTCCTCGAACGTAACGGCTACGCCGTACGGGTCGAGGAGTCGACGGAGATCTACGCCGATGCCGCCGAGATGGCCGAGACCGACCTGGTCGTGCAGTGCATGACGATGTCGCAGATCACCGCCGACCAGGTGGCGGGCCTCAGCGCGGCGGTCATCGCCGGCACGGGCTTCACCGGCTGGCACGGCGGCATCGTTGACTCGTTCCGCGCGTCCTCCGAATACCTGCATCTGGTGGGCGGCCAGTTCGCGACCCATCCGGGCCGGGAGCCGTGTGAGCGGCACGGTGGCCCGGAGGACAACTTCCTGCCGCACACGGTGCGCATCACCGACCTCGGCCGGGAGCACCCGATCACCGCGGGGATCGAGGACTTCGACCTGGTCACCGAACAGTACTGGGTGCTGCACGACGACCTGATCGACGTGCTGGCCGTGACCACCCACCCGACGCAGACGTGGCATCCGTGGCACCGGCCGGTCACCTCGCCGGCGATCTGGACCCGACTGTGGGGTGCCGGGCGCATCGTCGTGACGACCCCGGGCCACAGCCTGGACGTGCTGGAGCACGCGGGCGTTCGTACCGTCATCGAGAGGGGGATGGTGTGGGCGACCCGCACCGCGTCGGCGTCGTAG
- a CDS encoding Gfo/Idh/MocA family protein: protein MGDPHRVGVVGLGVISRAYLDTLADHPEVSIAAVADLDASRSAAVAATIPGAEAMSVERLLAHPDVRTVLNLTIPAAHADISLGAIDAGKSVYVEKPLAVTFADGRSIIERATSAGVRVGCAPDTVLGTGTQTARAAIDGGLIGRPMSASAVMVTPGHERWHPHPDFYYAPGGGPMLDMGPYYISALIHLLGPVRAVIGAASRLRAERVIGSGPRAGQRIPVGVDTHLSGVLEHANGALSTITTSFDGVRTTAAPIEVHGETGTLAVPDPNYFDGEVRLFALGDTEWRALEPRAGYAKGSRGIGLIDLVRADDQRPPRADGDVALHVLETMTSLIRSAAEGQRIELTTVAQRPAPVPLTPVEDWRAYQAW, encoded by the coding sequence GTGGGCGACCCGCACCGCGTCGGCGTCGTAGGTCTCGGGGTCATTTCCCGTGCGTACCTGGACACGCTCGCGGACCACCCCGAGGTGAGCATCGCCGCGGTGGCCGACCTCGACGCCTCCCGGTCGGCCGCGGTCGCCGCCACGATTCCCGGAGCCGAGGCGATGAGCGTCGAGCGCCTGCTCGCCCACCCGGACGTGCGGACGGTGCTCAACCTCACGATCCCCGCAGCGCACGCCGACATCTCGCTGGGCGCGATCGACGCGGGCAAGAGCGTGTACGTCGAGAAGCCGCTCGCCGTGACGTTCGCGGACGGCCGCTCCATCATCGAACGGGCCACGTCGGCCGGCGTCCGCGTCGGCTGCGCGCCGGACACCGTCCTGGGCACGGGTACGCAGACGGCGCGGGCGGCGATCGACGGCGGGCTCATCGGACGCCCGATGTCCGCGTCGGCGGTCATGGTCACTCCGGGGCACGAGCGCTGGCATCCCCACCCCGACTTCTACTACGCCCCGGGCGGCGGCCCGATGCTGGACATGGGGCCGTACTACATCTCGGCGCTCATCCACCTGCTCGGCCCGGTCCGCGCGGTGATCGGAGCCGCAAGCCGCCTACGCGCCGAACGCGTCATCGGCTCGGGCCCACGCGCCGGCCAGCGCATTCCGGTGGGGGTGGACACCCACCTGAGCGGCGTACTGGAGCACGCCAACGGTGCTCTCTCCACCATCACGACGAGCTTCGACGGCGTCCGGACGACGGCCGCCCCGATCGAGGTGCACGGGGAGACCGGCACGCTCGCCGTACCCGACCCGAACTACTTCGACGGCGAGGTCCGCCTCTTCGCGCTCGGCGACACCGAATGGCGCGCTCTCGAACCGCGGGCCGGTTACGCCAAGGGTTCCCGGGGCATCGGTCTGATCGACCTGGTCCGGGCCGACGATCAGCGTCCGCCGCGCGCCGACGGCGACGTAGCGCTGCACGTACTCGAAACGATGACCAGCCTGATCCGGTCGGCGGCGGAAGGTCAGCGGATCGAGCTGACGACTGTGGCGCAGCGGCCCGCGCCGGTTCCGCTCACTCCGGTCGAGGACTGGAGGGCGTACCAGGCTTGGTGA
- a CDS encoding DNA polymerase ligase N-terminal domain-containing protein, protein MGRVAPSFVLHHHRKPRPHYDLRLEEDGVLRSWAVPRGLPDSPSDNRLAIAVPDHDLDHLTYEDVDKSIADIGTWEEHDRTDRRMLFTLHGRTGRRRYALIRTGEGWLLHLTKEQPSDERGR, encoded by the coding sequence ATGGGAAGGGTGGCACCCTCCTTCGTCCTGCACCACCACCGCAAACCACGGCCGCACTACGACCTGCGGCTCGAGGAGGATGGTGTGCTGCGGTCGTGGGCGGTGCCTCGCGGTCTGCCGGACAGCCCCAGCGACAACCGGCTCGCGATCGCCGTACCCGACCACGACCTCGATCACCTCACCTACGAGGACGTCGACAAGTCGATAGCCGACATCGGCACCTGGGAGGAGCACGATCGCACCGACCGGCGAATGCTGTTCACCCTGCACGGCCGCACCGGCCGTCGGCGGTACGCGCTCATCCGCACCGGCGAGGGGTGGCTGCTGCACCTGACGAAGGAGCAGCCCTCGGACGAGCGCGGACGGTAG
- a CDS encoding VOC family protein encodes MATRLVQINMKARDDSALGGFWAQALGWGVSSEGPGVTNLEPEGFVYPDPVAVCVDLVVSAEPKTVKNRVHVDLATTSAAHQAQVVARLKDLGATAADVGQGDVPWTVLADPEGNEFCVLEPRPLYRDTGPIAAVVVDCADPRAMARFWSEAMDWTLHEVTDRGARLRSAKGVGPYLEFVRTPEVKSGWNRVHLDVRPYPGDDPEVEAARLRGLGATGVDLGQDVPWRVFTDPEGNEFCLLTPG; translated from the coding sequence ATGGCAACACGGCTTGTTCAGATCAACATGAAGGCTCGGGACGACTCCGCGCTGGGCGGCTTCTGGGCGCAGGCGCTCGGCTGGGGAGTCTCCAGTGAGGGTCCCGGCGTGACCAACCTCGAACCCGAGGGCTTCGTCTACCCCGACCCCGTCGCCGTCTGCGTCGACCTCGTCGTCTCCGCGGAGCCCAAGACGGTGAAGAACCGCGTCCACGTGGACCTCGCCACCACCTCGGCGGCCCACCAGGCGCAGGTGGTCGCGCGCCTGAAGGACCTCGGCGCGACAGCTGCCGACGTGGGCCAGGGCGACGTGCCATGGACGGTCCTGGCCGACCCGGAGGGCAACGAGTTCTGCGTGCTGGAGCCCCGACCGCTCTACCGGGACACCGGGCCGATCGCGGCAGTGGTGGTCGACTGCGCGGATCCGCGGGCCATGGCCCGGTTCTGGAGTGAGGCGATGGACTGGACCCTGCACGAGGTGACCGATCGGGGTGCGAGACTGCGCTCCGCCAAGGGCGTCGGCCCCTATCTGGAGTTCGTCCGGACCCCGGAGGTGAAGAGCGGGTGGAACCGGGTCCACCTCGACGTACGCCCGTACCCCGGTGACGACCCGGAGGTTGAGGCGGCCAGGCTGCGGGGTCTCGGCGCGACCGGCGTCGACCTGGGCCAAGACGTCCCGTGGAGGGTGTTCACCGACCCGGAGGGCAACGAGTTCTGTCTCCTCACCCCGGGCTGA
- a CDS encoding amylo-alpha-1,6-glucosidase: MAGSLPCQPGGENAMQSRSTPSGSPSTTQADKTHGGANRDMPPELGSDAVGIFEGRTFMLSNPAGDVPADSIAGLVHDDTRYISRWELTLDGNAPLVLSANPVDPYSAAFFLANPEIEGLAANRVGVRRERFVGDGMYERITVQYFGAEPVSVRLRLDVGADFADLFEIKGAGRSRLADIRRAHRSDGSALSFSYRNSHWSAVTTVEAEPRADRVEGDALVWDVHLGRGQTWGCELRVLLNCRGKDYQPTSRTFGEEQDPGADDAAWRWRENKPDLSAESDLLRSVYHKSASDLVSMRIAKEIHGEQVVLLAAGMPWFLAVFGRDTLITAYQSVSCGPDVARGALVTLAAHQGNAIDDFSDEEPGKILHEYRSGELTQLGIMPYGPCFGASDTTQLWLILLSEYWRWTGDDALVQRLRPNADAALRWIDDFGDRDGDGYVEYATRSPEGMRNHCWRDSPDGVQFADSTLPSLPVATCEIQGYTYDAKLRAAQLADGPWADSALARRLRTEAADLRERFNRDYWLPARGGYYAIGLDADKRPIDSMTSNMGHLLWSGIVPPDRAAMVARQLMSDQMFSGWGVRTLSTEDVGYNPIGYHVGTVWPHDNSIIAAGLARYGHRDAANRIAMAMLEAAAHFDYRLPEAISGYDRSLGRRPVPYPTACNPQAWASGAPLLFLRSILGLDVDDGILASDPHVPEALGNIRLTGVAVHGARLTVEASPSPPGSSA; the protein is encoded by the coding sequence ATGGCGGGTTCTTTACCCTGCCAACCGGGGGGAGAGAACGCCATGCAATCTCGGTCGACGCCGTCCGGATCCCCGTCGACAACCCAAGCCGACAAAACTCACGGCGGCGCCAACCGCGACATGCCACCGGAATTGGGTTCGGATGCTGTCGGCATATTCGAAGGCCGGACCTTCATGCTGTCCAATCCAGCCGGGGACGTACCGGCGGACTCCATCGCCGGTCTGGTACACGACGACACCCGCTACATCAGCCGTTGGGAGCTGACCCTCGACGGGAACGCCCCGCTCGTCCTCAGCGCGAACCCCGTCGATCCGTACTCGGCGGCCTTCTTCCTCGCGAATCCCGAGATCGAGGGCCTGGCGGCGAACCGGGTCGGCGTGCGACGGGAACGATTCGTCGGCGACGGCATGTACGAGCGGATCACTGTGCAGTATTTCGGCGCCGAGCCGGTCTCCGTACGTCTGCGGTTGGACGTCGGCGCGGACTTCGCTGACCTCTTCGAGATCAAGGGGGCGGGACGGAGCAGGCTGGCCGACATCCGGCGGGCCCACCGGTCGGACGGCTCTGCGCTGTCCTTCTCCTACCGGAATTCGCACTGGTCGGCCGTCACGACAGTCGAGGCCGAGCCGCGTGCCGACCGGGTGGAGGGCGACGCACTGGTCTGGGACGTGCACCTGGGGCGAGGCCAGACCTGGGGTTGCGAGCTGCGGGTGTTGCTGAACTGTCGGGGCAAGGACTACCAGCCGACCAGCCGCACCTTCGGCGAGGAGCAGGACCCCGGCGCCGACGACGCAGCCTGGCGGTGGAGGGAGAACAAGCCAGACCTGAGCGCCGAATCAGACCTGCTGCGCAGCGTCTACCACAAGTCGGCCAGCGACCTGGTGTCCATGCGGATCGCGAAGGAGATCCACGGCGAGCAGGTCGTTCTGCTGGCCGCTGGCATGCCCTGGTTCCTGGCGGTGTTCGGGCGGGACACCCTGATCACCGCCTACCAGAGCGTCAGCTGCGGACCCGACGTAGCGCGGGGGGCGCTGGTCACCCTTGCCGCACACCAGGGCAACGCCATCGACGACTTCAGCGACGAGGAACCGGGAAAGATACTTCACGAGTACCGCTCCGGCGAGCTGACGCAGCTCGGCATCATGCCGTACGGCCCGTGCTTCGGCGCGTCCGACACCACCCAGCTGTGGCTCATCCTGCTCTCCGAGTACTGGCGGTGGACGGGTGACGACGCACTCGTGCAGCGGTTACGTCCCAACGCCGACGCGGCCCTGCGGTGGATCGACGACTTCGGAGACCGCGACGGCGACGGCTACGTCGAGTACGCCACGCGCTCCCCCGAAGGCATGCGCAACCACTGCTGGCGCGACTCACCCGACGGGGTCCAGTTCGCCGACAGCACGCTCCCCTCCCTGCCGGTCGCCACCTGTGAGATCCAGGGCTACACCTACGACGCGAAGCTCCGCGCCGCACAGCTCGCCGATGGGCCCTGGGCCGACAGCGCGTTGGCGCGACGTCTGCGCACCGAAGCCGCCGATCTGCGCGAACGGTTCAACCGTGACTACTGGCTGCCCGCGCGCGGCGGCTACTACGCGATCGGCCTCGACGCCGACAAGCGCCCCATCGACTCGATGACCTCGAACATGGGTCACCTGCTCTGGAGCGGCATCGTCCCGCCGGACCGCGCCGCCATGGTGGCCCGACAGTTGATGTCCGACCAGATGTTCTCCGGCTGGGGTGTCCGGACCCTGTCCACCGAGGACGTGGGATACAACCCCATCGGCTACCACGTCGGGACCGTGTGGCCACACGACAACTCGATCATCGCCGCCGGGCTCGCCCGGTATGGCCACCGCGACGCGGCGAACCGCATCGCGATGGCGATGCTGGAGGCCGCCGCCCACTTCGATTACCGCCTGCCCGAGGCCATCTCCGGGTACGACCGCTCGCTCGGCCGACGACCCGTGCCGTACCCCACGGCATGCAATCCCCAGGCCTGGGCCAGCGGAGCACCCCTGCTGTTCCTGCGCTCGATCCTCGGGCTCGATGTCGACGACGGGATCCTCGCCAGCGATCCGCACGTCCCCGAGGCGCTGGGGAACATCCGGCTGACCGGGGTCGCCGTCCACGGCGCTCGTCTGACTGTCGAGGCCTCCCCGTCGCCACCCGGTTCCTCGGCCTGA
- a CDS encoding TraR/DksA family transcriptional regulator, translated as MSPVTFRSPAAIEVAVGGAVRVPTATRLKADMRVPVVRAPHVALTHEMSSPTRTGRGPPAESLHTQNDRQGEAIQLRPFLFFPPDPLERQTMSVDHRRTLDQSWLADMRASLADDFATQTARLRELTELNADTGDPGEAHNQAALLMATRQNIEQITGALSRISDGIYGACQKCSRSIPAERLEILPHARFCVPCQEKQNR; from the coding sequence ATGTCGCCGGTGACCTTCCGCTCGCCCGCCGCCATCGAGGTGGCGGTGGGCGGTGCTGTCCGCGTGCCGACGGCGACACGCCTCAAGGCCGACATGCGGGTACCGGTTGTCCGCGCGCCGCACGTCGCGCTCACACACGAAATGTCGAGCCCGACGCGAACCGGCCGAGGCCCACCTGCGGAATCGTTGCATACCCAGAACGACCGCCAGGGCGAAGCTATCCAGCTTCGGCCCTTTTTGTTTTTCCCGCCCGATCCCCTTGAAAGGCAGACCATGAGCGTCGATCATCGTCGTACTCTCGACCAGAGTTGGCTCGCTGACATGCGAGCGTCCCTGGCGGACGACTTCGCCACCCAAACCGCTCGACTGCGGGAGTTGACCGAGCTCAACGCGGACACCGGCGACCCCGGCGAGGCCCACAACCAGGCCGCGCTGCTGATGGCCACCCGCCAGAACATCGAGCAGATCACCGGTGCGCTGAGCCGGATCAGCGACGGCATCTACGGTGCCTGCCAGAAGTGCAGCCGGAGCATCCCGGCCGAGCGGCTCGAGATTCTCCCGCACGCGCGCTTCTGCGTGCCGTGCCAGGAGAAGCAGAACAGGTGA
- a CDS encoding aromatic ring-hydroxylating dioxygenase subunit alpha, giving the protein MAFARNQWYVAAYGSEVGRDLLARTVLGEPLVLYRTGAGKPVALADRCVHRRFPLSESRLDGDTIVCGYHGFTYDPTGACVFVPGQQRIPRTARVVSFPVVEQDSFIWVWIGDLDRADPAAIPRAPWLADPRYAVVRGMAPLNARYGLLVDNLLDLSHETYLHGGYIGTPEVANTPITTEVDEDRGIVYVSRHMDDAECPPFYARSTGIQGRITRWQDIEYHTPCLYLLHSRIAPQGVYPPAEGEDSEAFHAEIVYAITPSTEHTTYDFWAVARDFAIDDESVSEYLHHSNHTVVMQDVTALNILEQVITTEPDRYQELSINIDTGGLAARRLLARMIGSGTVGAAR; this is encoded by the coding sequence ATGGCATTCGCGCGTAACCAGTGGTATGTGGCGGCCTACGGCAGTGAGGTGGGGCGGGACCTGCTCGCCCGCACTGTGCTCGGTGAGCCGCTGGTGCTGTACCGCACCGGTGCCGGGAAGCCGGTGGCGCTCGCCGACCGATGCGTGCACAGGCGCTTCCCGCTGTCGGAGAGCCGGCTCGACGGCGACACGATCGTCTGCGGCTACCACGGCTTCACCTACGATCCGACCGGCGCGTGCGTCTTCGTACCCGGGCAGCAGCGCATCCCACGAACCGCGCGGGTGGTCTCCTTCCCCGTGGTGGAACAGGACTCCTTCATCTGGGTCTGGATAGGCGACCTGGATCGGGCCGACCCGGCCGCGATTCCGCGCGCACCGTGGCTCGCCGACCCGCGTTACGCGGTGGTGCGGGGCATGGCGCCACTGAACGCGCGGTACGGCCTGCTGGTGGACAACCTCCTGGACCTGTCGCATGAGACCTACCTGCACGGCGGCTACATCGGAACGCCGGAGGTGGCGAACACCCCGATCACCACCGAGGTGGACGAGGACCGGGGGATCGTCTACGTCAGTCGGCACATGGACGACGCCGAGTGCCCACCGTTCTACGCGCGTTCGACCGGGATCCAGGGCCGGATCACCCGGTGGCAGGACATCGAATACCACACGCCCTGCCTCTACCTCCTGCACAGCCGGATCGCGCCGCAGGGTGTCTATCCGCCCGCCGAGGGCGAGGACAGCGAAGCGTTCCACGCCGAGATCGTGTACGCCATCACCCCGTCGACCGAGCACACCACCTATGACTTCTGGGCGGTGGCACGCGACTTCGCGATCGACGACGAGTCGGTGAGCGAGTACCTCCACCACAGCAATCACACAGTGGTCATGCAGGACGTGACCGCGCTCAACATCCTGGAGCAGGTGATCACGACCGAGCCGGACAGGTATCAGGAGTTGAGCATCAACATCGACACCGGTGGCCTGGCCGCCCGGCGGCTGCTGGCCCGGATGATCGGGTCGGGGACGGTGGGAGCGGCGCGGTGA
- a CDS encoding PDR/VanB family oxidoreductase, producing MTVDVLTGVELVVAGRDQVAAEVVAISLCRADGGDLPEWTPGAHIDLELSAGLARQYSLCGDPAERSVLRIAVQREPNGRGGSRLAHERLTVGATVRVSGPRNTFPLVAAPRYLFVAGGIGITPIAPMVAAADAAGADWRLVYGGRSRATMAFAAALREKHGDRVSLHPQDETGLLDLAGLLGRPGTGLIYCCGPEPLIAAVEEHCRGWPPGCLQVERFTARGDTGAPETTIEVELALSGRTVTVPPGTPILQAVEEAGVQVLSSCREGTCGTCETPVLAGVPEHRDSLLTEQERAAGDTMMICVSRARTPRLVLEL from the coding sequence GTGACGGTGGACGTGCTGACGGGTGTGGAGCTGGTGGTTGCCGGCCGGGACCAGGTGGCGGCCGAGGTCGTGGCGATCAGCCTGTGTCGCGCGGACGGCGGCGACCTGCCCGAGTGGACGCCGGGCGCGCACATCGACCTGGAGTTGAGCGCCGGGCTGGCCCGGCAGTACTCCCTCTGCGGCGACCCGGCGGAGCGGTCCGTCCTGCGGATCGCGGTGCAGCGCGAACCGAACGGACGCGGCGGCTCCCGACTGGCGCATGAGCGGCTCACCGTCGGCGCGACCGTCCGGGTGAGCGGACCCCGCAACACCTTCCCGCTGGTCGCGGCACCGCGTTACCTCTTCGTCGCCGGTGGCATAGGTATCACTCCCATCGCACCGATGGTCGCCGCCGCCGACGCCGCGGGCGCGGACTGGCGACTGGTGTACGGGGGACGCAGCCGCGCCACCATGGCCTTCGCCGCCGCCCTGCGGGAGAAGCACGGCGACCGGGTGAGCCTGCACCCGCAGGACGAGACCGGTTTGCTCGACCTGGCCGGGTTGCTGGGCCGGCCCGGCACGGGGCTCATCTACTGCTGTGGCCCGGAACCACTGATCGCAGCGGTGGAGGAACACTGCCGCGGCTGGCCACCCGGCTGCCTGCAGGTCGAGCGGTTCACCGCCCGAGGCGACACCGGCGCGCCGGAGACGACGATCGAGGTCGAGCTCGCGCTCTCCGGGCGGACGGTGACCGTGCCGCCGGGCACGCCGATCCTTCAGGCGGTGGAGGAGGCCGGCGTGCAGGTCCTCTCGTCCTGCCGGGAGGGCACCTGCGGCACCTGCGAGACCCCGGTGCTCGCCGGCGTGCCGGAGCACCGCGACAGCCTGCTCACCGAGCAGGAGCGGGCCGCCGGGGACACGATGATGATCTGCGTCTCCCGGGCCCGTACGCCCCGACTCGTGCTGGAGCTGTGA